From bacterium, a single genomic window includes:
- a CDS encoding protein-glutamate O-methyltransferase CheR: MTAESSREFQFTDRDFSEIRSLVIERTGISLSDMKRDMVYARLARRLRKLGLHSFSEYLPLVERREGDEATTFINAITTNLTSFFRENHHFEELSKVILPELMQAGNQERRIRIWSAGCSSGPEPYSIAMVLRETIPASPRWDVKILATDLDTDILATAKKGVYVLDKLDGVSAERRRRFFWKGRGSNAGTARAAPELRELIQFRQLNLMESWPMRGPFDVIFCRNVIIYFDKPTQERLFDRYADLLPVGGKLILGHSESMTGSNKRFEFRGRNIYRRVA; the protein is encoded by the coding sequence ATGACAGCCGAGTCCTCGCGCGAGTTTCAGTTCACAGATCGCGATTTCAGTGAAATCCGCTCCCTCGTGATCGAGCGGACAGGGATTTCGCTCTCGGACATGAAGCGTGACATGGTCTATGCTCGGCTCGCCCGCAGGTTGAGGAAACTCGGGCTCCATTCCTTCTCGGAGTACCTGCCTCTAGTCGAGCGCAGAGAAGGTGATGAGGCCACGACCTTCATCAACGCGATCACGACGAACCTGACGTCCTTTTTTCGAGAGAATCATCACTTCGAAGAACTGTCCAAAGTCATACTCCCGGAGTTGATGCAGGCGGGGAACCAGGAACGAAGAATTCGCATCTGGTCCGCAGGTTGTTCGAGCGGACCCGAACCCTACTCGATTGCCATGGTCTTGCGCGAGACGATTCCGGCATCACCCCGTTGGGACGTCAAGATACTGGCTACCGACTTGGATACCGATATTCTGGCCACCGCCAAAAAGGGCGTCTACGTGCTCGACAAACTCGATGGCGTGTCGGCGGAACGCCGACGGCGCTTCTTCTGGAAGGGGCGTGGGAGCAATGCCGGGACAGCGCGTGCGGCACCTGAGCTTCGGGAGTTGATTCAATTCCGCCAGCTCAATCTCATGGAGAGCTGGCCGATGCGCGGTCCATTTGATGTGATCTTCTGTCGGAACGTGATCATCTATTTCGACAAGCCGACACAGGAGCGTCTCTTTGATCGCTATGCCGATCTTCTTCCCGTCGGCGGGAAACTTATTCTAGGCCATTCGGAGAGCATGACGGGTAGCAACAAGCGCTTCGAATTCCGCGGACGCAATATCTATCGTAGGGTTGCATGA
- the cheD gene encoding chemoreceptor glutamine deamidase CheD — protein sequence MSKPAPPKALRGFADIDRYWDRRLSQHAAKIKPGEFYVTKCDEAIVTVLGSCVSACIRDPAVRIGGMNHFMLPFNKSDASSSWNDGKATRYGTYAMEQLINEILKYGGEKKRLEVKVFGGGRVLATMTDIGAQNISFVREFLREEQMAILSEDLGDDYPRKVYYFPQTGKVRMMKLRTVNNDTIERRERAYQSDLEKKPVGGDVELF from the coding sequence ATGAGTAAGCCTGCTCCGCCCAAGGCACTTCGCGGTTTTGCGGACATCGACCGCTACTGGGATCGCCGTTTGAGTCAACACGCGGCCAAGATCAAGCCGGGAGAGTTCTACGTGACGAAATGCGATGAAGCGATAGTCACCGTGCTGGGCTCGTGTGTTTCGGCCTGTATTCGCGATCCTGCGGTTCGGATCGGCGGCATGAATCACTTCATGCTTCCTTTCAATAAGTCGGACGCATCGAGCAGTTGGAACGATGGCAAGGCTACGCGTTACGGAACCTATGCCATGGAACAGCTGATCAATGAGATTCTCAAGTACGGAGGCGAGAAGAAGCGTCTCGAGGTCAAGGTGTTCGGGGGAGGTCGAGTCCTTGCGACGATGACGGATATCGGCGCCCAGAACATCAGTTTCGTGCGCGAGTTTCTGCGTGAAGAACAGATGGCAATCTTGAGCGAAGACCTTGGCGATGACTACCCGCGCAAGGTCTACTATTTCCCGCAAACCGGAAAAGTGCGGATGATGAAACTACGTACCGTCAACAACGACACGATCGAGCGACGAGAACGCGCATACCAGTCAGATCTCGAGAAGAAGCCGGTCGGTGGCGATGTTGAACTCTTCTGA
- a CDS encoding chemotaxis protein CheW — translation MNAAESSTQILPADHEVDENAGQYLTFMLAGEEYGVDILRVQEIRGWEKAAKIPNTPSYVRGVINLRGTIVPIIDLRHRFGLEEVEYGRTTVVVVLRVEDGEEHRVMGVVVDAVSDVYNIGSEHMKPAPDFGMGMKSEFARGLATMDEKMIIVLDIDMILSAKELARVVQSEPVTEEEAEEGSAEEV, via the coding sequence ATGAACGCAGCCGAGAGTTCGACGCAGATACTTCCCGCAGATCACGAAGTCGACGAAAATGCGGGCCAGTACCTGACCTTCATGCTAGCCGGCGAGGAGTATGGAGTCGATATCCTTCGGGTCCAGGAGATCCGCGGCTGGGAGAAGGCCGCGAAGATCCCCAACACTCCCTCGTATGTGCGTGGAGTGATCAATCTTCGTGGCACGATCGTTCCGATCATCGATCTCCGTCACCGCTTTGGTCTCGAAGAAGTCGAGTACGGACGTACGACGGTGGTCGTGGTGTTGCGGGTCGAGGACGGCGAGGAACACCGCGTGATGGGAGTCGTCGTCGATGCAGTTTCCGATGTCTACAACATCGGTAGTGAGCACATGAAGCCCGCTCCGGATTTCGGCATGGGAATGAAGTCCGAGTTCGCGCGCGGTCTCGCGACGATGGACGAGAAGATGATCATCGTTCTCGATATCGACATGATTCTGAGCGCGAAAGAACTGGCGCGTGTCGTGCAATCCGAGCCGGTAACCGAGGAAGAGGCCGAGGAGGGATCCGCGGAAGAAGTCTGA